In the genome of Cupriavidus taiwanensis, one region contains:
- a CDS encoding GntR family transcriptional regulator, translated as MIAQEFNGAADSGQAASLPRSERAYQQLRAAIQAGQLSPGTRLREVELAESLGLSRTPVREALSRLESEGLVVNEPNRGMMVTQLDASMVSELYVMREVLEGTAAALAARHATDVEISLLRDIVERDLAIADDPDRLALNNRLFHETLHRCAHNRYLLKTLRSLHESMALLGRTTLAVPGRARSSYEEHISLVEALEQRDPTLAEQIARRHIQQAYKVRLSLWIQEQSGR; from the coding sequence ATGATTGCTCAAGAGTTCAACGGCGCCGCCGACAGCGGCCAGGCTGCATCGCTCCCGCGCTCGGAGCGCGCCTACCAGCAGCTGCGCGCCGCCATCCAGGCCGGCCAGCTTTCCCCCGGCACGCGGCTGCGCGAGGTGGAACTGGCCGAATCGCTGGGGTTGTCGCGCACGCCGGTGCGTGAAGCGCTGTCCAGGCTGGAATCCGAGGGCCTGGTCGTCAACGAGCCCAATCGGGGGATGATGGTGACGCAGCTCGATGCCAGCATGGTCAGCGAGCTGTACGTGATGCGCGAAGTGCTGGAGGGCACCGCCGCCGCGCTGGCCGCGCGCCACGCCACCGACGTAGAGATCTCGCTGCTGCGCGATATCGTCGAGCGCGACCTCGCCATCGCCGACGATCCCGACCGGCTCGCACTGAACAACCGGCTGTTCCATGAGACCCTGCACCGCTGCGCCCACAACCGCTACCTGCTGAAGACGCTGCGCTCGCTGCACGAGTCCATGGCGCTGCTCGGGCGCACCACGCTGGCGGTGCCGGGGCGTGCGCGCAGCTCGTACGAAGAACACATCTCGCTGGTGGAAGCGCTGGAACAGCGTGATCCGACGCTGGCCGAGCAGATCGCGCGCCGGCATATCCAGCAGGCCTACAAGGTCCGGCTGTCGCTGTGGATCCAGGAGCAGTCGGGCCGCTGA
- a CDS encoding glucan biosynthesis protein, with amino-acid sequence MMNRRTLLVSATASAALAALGITPSVLAASRIKLGEAQPFGFDALIDRARALAGKPYAPPPAPPADVLSRIDYDAHGKIRFRTEDALFASGPGQFPVTFFHLGTYFRSPVRMHVIERAKGGTGKAREIVYDDAYFDMPADSPAHKLPPGSGFAGFRFQESRLGDQKTRDWRKNDWVAFLGASYFRAIGELYQYGLSARGIAIDVAEAGKQEEFPAFTHFWFETPEGNSDTVMVYALLDGPSISGAYRFVMQRAKAVIMDVECVLFLRKDVARLGLAPLTSMYWFSESIKGTAVDWRPEVHDSDGLALWNGAGEHIWRPLNNPPQTTASAFSDDNPKGFGLLQRDRLFDHYQDGVNYDRRPSLWVEPRDGWGAGSVQLVELRTDDEIHDNIVAMWVPKAPAKAGNTYRLRYRLHWAADEPYPSPLARCVATRLGNGGQPGQPRPKGVRKFMVEFKGAPLEKLPFGVKPEAVLTASRGSFSYVFTEAVPNGVAGHWRAQFDLTTEGAQPVDLRLFLRLNGKPLSETWLYQYHPFQSPAG; translated from the coding sequence ATGATGAATCGCCGAACCCTGCTGGTCTCTGCCACCGCCTCAGCCGCGCTTGCCGCCCTCGGCATTACCCCATCGGTACTGGCAGCCAGCCGGATCAAGCTAGGCGAGGCCCAGCCGTTCGGCTTCGACGCCCTGATCGACCGCGCCCGCGCGCTGGCCGGCAAGCCTTACGCGCCGCCGCCCGCGCCACCGGCAGACGTGCTGTCCCGCATCGACTACGACGCCCACGGCAAGATCCGCTTCCGGACCGAGGACGCGCTCTTTGCCAGCGGCCCGGGCCAGTTCCCGGTCACGTTCTTCCACCTCGGCACCTACTTCCGCAGCCCGGTGCGCATGCATGTGATCGAGCGCGCCAAGGGCGGCACCGGCAAGGCGCGCGAGATCGTCTATGACGATGCCTACTTCGACATGCCGGCGGACAGCCCCGCGCACAAGCTGCCGCCGGGCAGCGGCTTTGCCGGCTTCCGCTTCCAGGAAAGCCGCCTGGGCGACCAGAAAACGCGCGACTGGCGCAAGAACGACTGGGTGGCCTTCCTCGGCGCCTCGTATTTCCGCGCCATCGGCGAGCTGTACCAGTACGGCCTGTCCGCGCGCGGCATCGCCATCGACGTCGCCGAAGCGGGCAAGCAGGAAGAATTCCCGGCCTTCACCCACTTCTGGTTCGAGACCCCCGAGGGCAACAGCGACACCGTCATGGTCTACGCGCTGCTGGACGGGCCCAGCATTTCCGGCGCCTACCGCTTCGTCATGCAGCGCGCCAAGGCCGTGATCATGGATGTCGAATGCGTGCTGTTCCTGCGCAAGGACGTGGCGCGGCTTGGGCTGGCGCCGCTGACCTCGATGTACTGGTTCTCGGAAAGCATCAAGGGCACCGCCGTCGACTGGCGCCCCGAAGTGCACGACTCCGACGGCCTGGCGCTGTGGAACGGCGCCGGCGAGCATATCTGGCGCCCGCTCAACAACCCGCCGCAGACCACCGCCTCGGCCTTCTCCGACGACAACCCGAAGGGCTTCGGGCTGCTGCAGCGCGACCGCCTGTTCGACCACTACCAGGACGGCGTCAACTACGACCGCCGCCCCAGCCTGTGGGTGGAGCCGCGCGACGGCTGGGGCGCCGGCTCGGTGCAGCTGGTGGAGCTGCGCACCGACGATGAGATCCACGACAATATCGTCGCCATGTGGGTGCCGAAGGCGCCGGCCAAGGCCGGCAACACCTACCGCCTGCGCTACCGGCTGCACTGGGCGGCCGACGAGCCCTACCCGTCGCCGCTGGCGCGCTGCGTCGCCACGCGCCTGGGCAACGGCGGCCAGCCAGGCCAGCCGCGGCCCAAGGGCGTGCGCAAGTTCATGGTCGAGTTCAAGGGTGCGCCGCTGGAGAAACTGCCCTTCGGCGTCAAGCCCGAAGCCGTGCTGACCGCCTCGCGCGGCAGTTTTTCCTATGTCTTCACCGAAGCCGTGCCCAATGGCGTGGCCGGGCACTGGCGGGCCCAGTTCGACCTGACCACCGAGGGCGCCCAGCCGGTCGACCTGCGGCTGTTCCTGCGCCTGAACGGCAAGCCGCTGTCGGAAACCTGGCTGTACCAGTACCACCCATTCCAGTCGCCGGCGGGCTGA
- a CDS encoding 2-dehydropantoate 2-reductase yields the protein MKVCIYGAGAIGGYVGAQMARAGAEVSFVARGPHLAAMQEHGVKLLIDGEERVARVRCTSDPHELGHQDYVFITLKAHSVPGVVDQMQPLLGPETAIVTGVNGIPYWYFYKHGGDLAGRTLESVDPGGRQWQRLGPERAIGCVVYPAAEIIAPGVIKHVYGKKFPLGEPDGSRSARVTRLSEMMMAADLDAPVRDNIRDEIWLKLWGNLCFNPISALTHATLDVITADPATRALSRQMMVEAQGIAERFGVKFRVDVERRINGAGAVGAHKTSMLQDLEAGRAMEIDPLLTVVQEMGRLVGAPTPMCDAVLGLIKQRDAMAKLAA from the coding sequence ATGAAAGTCTGTATCTACGGCGCCGGAGCGATCGGCGGCTATGTCGGCGCGCAAATGGCGCGCGCCGGGGCGGAGGTCAGCTTCGTCGCGCGCGGACCCCACCTCGCGGCGATGCAGGAGCACGGCGTCAAGCTGCTGATCGACGGCGAGGAGCGCGTCGCCCGGGTGCGCTGCACCAGCGATCCGCATGAGCTCGGGCACCAGGATTATGTGTTCATCACCCTCAAGGCGCATTCGGTGCCCGGGGTAGTAGACCAGATGCAGCCGCTGCTGGGTCCCGAAACGGCGATCGTGACCGGCGTCAACGGCATTCCTTACTGGTACTTCTACAAGCACGGCGGCGATCTGGCCGGGCGCACGCTGGAAAGCGTCGATCCGGGCGGGCGCCAGTGGCAACGCCTGGGCCCGGAGCGGGCCATCGGCTGCGTGGTCTATCCGGCCGCGGAAATCATCGCGCCGGGCGTGATCAAGCATGTCTACGGCAAGAAATTTCCGCTCGGTGAGCCAGATGGCAGCCGCTCCGCGCGCGTGACCCGGCTCAGCGAAATGATGATGGCCGCCGACCTGGATGCTCCCGTGCGCGACAATATCCGCGACGAGATCTGGCTCAAGCTGTGGGGCAACCTGTGCTTCAACCCGATCAGCGCGCTGACCCACGCCACGCTGGACGTCATTACCGCCGATCCGGCCACGCGCGCGCTGTCGCGCCAGATGATGGTGGAGGCGCAGGGCATCGCCGAGCGCTTCGGGGTGAAGTTCCGCGTCGACGTGGAGCGGCGCATCAACGGCGCCGGCGCCGTCGGCGCGCACAAGACCTCGATGCTGCAGGACCTGGAGGCGGGGCGGGCCATGGAAATCGACCCGCTGCTGACGGTGGTGCAGGAAATGGGGCGGCTGGTGGGTGCGCCGACTCCGATGTGCGACGCCGTACTGGGCCTGATCAAGCAGCGCGATGCGATGGCGAAGCTGGCCGCCTGA
- a CDS encoding GntR family transcriptional regulator, with amino-acid sequence MSAQSQSIVQPNGLSLSVQPINAGASLRDQAYAMLRQAIADADIYQSRDEIRLDERVLSEAMGVSRTPIREAMTLLEQEGFLRTVPRRGIYIMRKTKREIVEMIQMWAALESMAARLATENATDAEIAQLRSMFDSFRDSTPAEHIEEYSDANIAFHQAIVQLSKSQIIMDTIRNIFIHVRAIRKMTISQSDRAARSIVDHLRIIEALERRDTELAERLVRQHSLDLADYVEKHCDFLD; translated from the coding sequence ATGTCTGCGCAAAGCCAATCCATCGTCCAGCCCAACGGGCTGTCCCTGTCGGTACAACCGATCAACGCCGGCGCCAGCCTGCGCGACCAGGCCTACGCCATGTTGCGGCAGGCCATTGCCGACGCCGACATCTACCAGTCGCGCGACGAGATCCGGCTGGACGAGCGCGTGCTGAGCGAGGCCATGGGCGTGAGCCGCACGCCGATCCGCGAGGCCATGACGTTGCTGGAGCAGGAGGGCTTCCTGCGCACGGTACCGCGACGTGGCATCTACATCATGCGCAAGACCAAGCGCGAGATCGTCGAGATGATCCAGATGTGGGCCGCGCTCGAAAGCATGGCGGCCCGGCTGGCCACCGAGAACGCCACCGACGCCGAGATCGCGCAGTTGCGCAGCATGTTCGACAGCTTCCGTGACTCCACCCCGGCCGAGCATATCGAAGAGTATTCCGACGCCAATATCGCGTTCCACCAGGCGATCGTGCAGCTGTCCAAATCGCAGATCATCATGGACACAATCCGCAACATCTTTATCCATGTGCGCGCGATCCGGAAGATGACGATCTCGCAGAGCGACCGCGCGGCACGCTCGATCGTGGACCACCTGCGCATCATCGAGGCGCTGGAGAGGCGGGACACCGAACTCGCCGAGCGGCTGGTGCGGCAGCATTCGCTGGACCTCGCGGACTACGTGGAGAAGCACTGCGATTTTCTGGACTGA
- a CDS encoding TerC family protein, which yields MEATLALLQDPAAWAALATLVAMEIVLGIDNLIFISILTNKLPLEMREKARKIGISLALLMRLGLLATIAFIVTLTQPVFSVLGHGLSWRDLILIGGGGFLVWKATREIHQHVNAAEEAAEGGTATAVHSFASAIGQILVLDLVFSIDSIITAVGMTEHVQIMFVAVIAAVMAMLFAATPLANFINRNPTIVMLALAFLMMIGMTLIAEGLGTHVPKGYIYTAMAFSAAVEGLNMLARQRRRQRRAASEVREMP from the coding sequence ATGGAAGCGACGTTGGCATTGCTGCAGGATCCCGCCGCCTGGGCGGCACTGGCCACGCTGGTGGCCATGGAAATCGTGCTCGGGATCGATAACCTGATCTTTATCTCGATCCTGACCAACAAGCTGCCGCTGGAGATGCGGGAGAAGGCCCGCAAGATCGGCATCAGCCTGGCGCTGCTGATGCGCCTGGGCCTCCTGGCTACCATCGCCTTCATCGTCACGCTGACCCAACCGGTCTTCAGCGTGCTGGGCCATGGCCTGTCGTGGCGCGACCTGATCCTGATCGGGGGCGGCGGCTTCCTGGTATGGAAGGCCACGCGCGAAATCCACCAGCACGTCAACGCCGCCGAAGAAGCCGCGGAAGGCGGCACGGCCACGGCAGTGCACAGCTTTGCCTCGGCCATCGGCCAGATTCTGGTGCTGGACCTGGTGTTTTCGATTGACAGCATCATCACCGCGGTGGGCATGACCGAGCACGTGCAGATCATGTTCGTGGCCGTCATCGCGGCGGTGATGGCGATGCTGTTCGCGGCGACGCCGCTGGCCAACTTCATCAACCGCAATCCCACCATCGTGATGCTGGCGCTGGCGTTTCTGATGATGATCGGCATGACGCTGATCGCCGAAGGCCTCGGCACGCACGTGCCGAAGGGCTATATCTATACGGCGATGGCATTCTCGGCGGCGGTCGAGGGGCTGAACATGCTGGCGCGGCAGCGGCGGCGCCAGCGCCGCGCGGCGAGCGAGGTGCGCGAGATGCCGTGA